A stretch of the Acidobacteriota bacterium genome encodes the following:
- a CDS encoding VOC family protein: MSTQVKPIPEGFHSITPHIVVQNAKQAIEFYQKAFNAEVLGCMPGPDGEKIMHAELRIGNSPLMLCDEFPEMGSLSPVSRGGTSVTMHLYVEKADETYNQAVEAGAKVVMPLADMFWGDRYGIVSDPFGHHWAIATHVQDLSFEEIAAAGAAAMASGGCQ; this comes from the coding sequence ATGTCAACTCAAGTCAAACCAATCCCTGAGGGTTTCCACTCAATTACCCCCCACATCGTTGTCCAAAATGCAAAGCAGGCCATCGAATTTTACCAAAAGGCATTTAATGCTGAAGTCCTGGGCTGCATGCCCGGACCGGATGGTGAAAAAATCATGCACGCTGAATTACGAATTGGGAACTCACCATTGATGTTATGTGATGAGTTCCCAGAGATGGGGAGTCTCTCACCTGTGTCCCGAGGTGGAACGTCGGTCACCATGCATTTATATGTTGAAAAAGCAGACGAAACCTACAACCAGGCCGTGGAGGCGGGCGCCAAGGTGGTCATGCCGCTGGCGGATATGTTTTGGGGAGATCGCTATGGCATTGTCTCTGACCCATTTGGTCACCACTGGGCAATTGCCACCCATGTTCAGGATTTAAGCTTTGAAGAAATTGCAGCCGCTGGAGCCGCCGCCATGGCCAGTGGTGGATGTCAGTAA